A single window of Thermoanaerobaculia bacterium DNA harbors:
- a CDS encoding polysaccharide deacetylase family protein produces MPFRVALKVDCDTADGTRRGIPRLLSLFEKKQIRATFFFSLGPDRSGRAALRVFTRKGFLKKMFRSRAPSLYPLRTMLSGTLLPAPMIGKNGRAEIRSVAAAGHETGVHAWDHVGWHDGLPRWSAERIADEYRRLHAEYREIFGAAARASACPGWTVSDAYLAEREKYPLLYTSDTREGSPFFPRTPEFVSAIPEIPSTLPTLDEKLGDPDLPGADALRGYFADAPRGDAVHTIHTEVEGGPYLEWFARLVDDWKDRGARFVPMETFAIEARERAAELPVRRIVPIRLPGRGGVVSSGYPPH; encoded by the coding sequence ATGCCATTCCGTGTTGCCCTCAAGGTCGACTGCGACACCGCGGACGGCACGCGGCGGGGCATCCCGCGGCTGCTGTCGCTCTTCGAGAAGAAGCAGATCCGCGCGACCTTCTTCTTCTCGCTGGGGCCCGACCGCTCGGGCCGCGCGGCGTTGCGGGTCTTCACCCGAAAGGGTTTTTTGAAGAAGATGTTCCGCTCGCGCGCGCCGTCTCTCTATCCGCTCCGGACGATGCTCTCCGGCACGCTCCTCCCGGCGCCGATGATCGGGAAGAACGGCCGCGCGGAGATCCGGTCCGTCGCCGCGGCGGGCCACGAGACGGGCGTGCACGCCTGGGACCACGTCGGATGGCACGACGGCTTGCCGCGGTGGAGCGCCGAGCGGATCGCCGACGAGTACCGCCGACTGCATGCGGAGTACCGCGAGATCTTCGGGGCGGCGGCGCGCGCGTCGGCGTGCCCGGGATGGACGGTTTCCGACGCCTATCTCGCCGAGCGCGAGAAGTATCCGCTCCTGTACACGTCGGACACGCGCGAAGGGAGTCCGTTCTTCCCGAGAACTCCGGAGTTCGTCTCCGCGATTCCGGAGATCCCGTCGACGCTCCCGACGCTCGACGAGAAGCTCGGCGATCCCGATCTTCCCGGCGCCGACGCGCTCCGCGGTTACTTCGCGGACGCCCCTCGCGGCGACGCCGTGCACACGATCCACACGGAGGTCGAGGGGGGGCCATATCTCGAGTGGTTCGCGCGCCTCGTGGACGACTGGAAGGATCGCGGCGCTCGGTTCGTGCCGATGGAGACGTTCGCGATCGAGGCGAGGGAGCGCGCGGCGGAGCTGCCGGTTCGGCGGATCGTGCCGATCAGGCTGCCGGGACGCGGTGGAGTCGTTTCTTCCGGATACCCGCCGCACTGA